The following are from one region of the Papaver somniferum cultivar HN1 unplaced genomic scaffold, ASM357369v1 unplaced-scaffold_132, whole genome shotgun sequence genome:
- the LOC113332799 gene encoding uncharacterized protein LOC113332799: MYAVMKCLCKGIPPDSIDDYTCMAASTTYYYIKKFCDAIMFWFNAEYMRRPTVNDVEWLMKENASRGFPGMLGSLDCMHWGWRVCTQDEEGTYTCHKSLPTCVLEAVASYDRWFWHGYFGVGGSNNDLNVLKSSNLFDDNLNGIAPPCHFTINGNQYTQGYYLVDEIYKSYYVLVQAYGAPSGIPILELFNKYQMAKRKDVEHAFGTLQSKFRILYHRCNYWEKQDMKSIMRTCLILHNIVVEDEHRDPEWNYVSDPPHAPIVGYPRQTSEALKNPVLQERLRTNLAGHIWECHGQGLRDGEMPGDAIDNELDSGEDTDEVDVDQDHYDPEGLLLDSDSE, encoded by the coding sequence ATGTATGCCGTTATGAAGTGTCTTTGTAAAGGTATCCCACCCGATAGCATTGATGATTATACCTGTATGGCTGCTTCTACTACTTACTATTATATTAAGAAGTTTTGTGATGCAATTATGTTTTGGTTTAATGCGGAATACATGAGACGTCCAACTGTGAATGATGTGGAGTGGCTGATGAAGGAAAACGCATCTAGAGGCTTTCCAGGAATGCTTGGTAGCCTGGACTGTATGCATTGGGGTTGGAGGGTGTGTACACAAGACGAGGAGGGAACATACACATGCCACAAAAGCTTACCCACATGTGTTCTTGAGGCGGTTGCTTCATACGATAGGTGGTTTTGGCATGGGTATTTTGGAGTGGGTGGATCCAACAATGATCTTAATGTTTTGAAGTCCTCTAATTTGTTTGATGACAATCTCAATGGTATTGCACCACCTTGTCATTTTACTATCAATGGGAACCAGTACACGCAGGGGTATTATTTAGTGGATGAAATTTATAAGAGTTACTATGTGTTAGTCCAAGCTTACGGTGCACCCAGTGGTATTCCAATTCTCGAGTTATTTAACAAATATCAAATggcaaagaggaaagatgtggaaCATGCATTTGGGACACTGCAAAGTAAATTTAGGATCCTTTACCATAGATGTAACTACTGGGAAAAGCAAGATATGAAATCGATCATGAGAACATGCTTGATATTGCATAATATCGTTGTAGAGGATGAACATCGTGACCCGGAGTGGAATTATGTGTCAGACCCACCACATGCACCTATAGTAGGATACCCGAGGCAGACAAGCGAGGCATTAAAAAACCCAGTTCTCCAGGAGAGACTTCGTACGAATCTTGCAGGTCATATATGGGAATGCCATGGTCAAGGTCTAAGGGATGGTGAAATGCCTGGAGATGCGATAGACAATGAGCTGGATTCGGGAGAAGACACGGACGAGGTTGATGTTGATCAAGACCATTACGACCCAGAAGGACTTTTGTTGGACTCCGATTCAGAATGA